The proteins below are encoded in one region of Aeromonas veronii:
- a CDS encoding phosphotransferase, with protein MALLASLPAPWREGRLAPLGEGLTNCNYRLTLPSGQCGFLRCGHPEPVRLGIDRATEWQLYQGAMGQGIALPCHHSDPATGLMLLAWCEEPNWLLAPPPPDEQPRLLAEVLGRMHRLPVPRVVMAVRAHARGYRDRLAQVPEWLPALERALLASREPDDCWLPCHHDLNPANLLGRKPWVIDWEYGAAGHPGFELASIVRTHGWSEEQQRQLESCYLEGIGLEGAGEGHKLLNGKGFQAEAFLPWVDYIGLLWGLLMAEQQPGPDYQALIDKNRRRLE; from the coding sequence CTGGCCCTGCTCGCCAGCCTGCCCGCTCCCTGGCGTGAGGGGCGCCTCGCGCCCCTGGGGGAGGGGCTGACCAACTGCAACTACCGGCTGACGCTCCCCTCGGGGCAGTGCGGTTTCTTGCGCTGTGGTCACCCGGAACCGGTGCGCCTTGGCATCGATCGCGCCACCGAGTGGCAGCTCTATCAGGGGGCCATGGGGCAGGGGATCGCCTTGCCCTGTCATCACAGCGATCCAGCCACGGGCCTGATGCTGCTGGCCTGGTGCGAGGAGCCGAACTGGCTGCTGGCCCCGCCGCCACCGGACGAGCAACCCCGGCTGCTGGCCGAGGTGCTCGGCCGCATGCACCGTTTGCCGGTGCCCAGGGTGGTGATGGCGGTACGGGCCCACGCCAGGGGGTATCGTGATCGGCTGGCCCAGGTGCCGGAGTGGCTGCCCGCCCTTGAGCGAGCCCTGCTCGCGAGCCGGGAGCCGGACGATTGCTGGCTCCCTTGTCACCACGATCTCAATCCGGCTAACTTGTTGGGGCGAAAACCCTGGGTCATCGACTGGGAGTATGGTGCCGCCGGTCACCCGGGTTTCGAGCTTGCCAGCATAGTGCGCACTCACGGCTGGAGCGAAGAACAGCAGCGCCAGTTGGAGAGCTGCTATCTTGAAGGCATAGGGCTTGAGGGCGCGGGAGAAGGGCATAAGCTGCTCAATGGCAAGGGATTTCAGGCCGAGGCCTTCCTGCCATGGGTCGATTACATCGGGCTGCTGTGGGGGCTCTTGATGGCCGAGCAGCAGCCAGGTCCCGATTATCAGGCGCTGATCGACAAGAACCGCCGCCGCCTGGAATAG
- a CDS encoding YcfL family protein — MKAPMAALALTLLLSACSTNTSGVALYAPAGGAATLETHNGSLDATLTEQSRRQQNGLLQVNVILTNTQSGDNHLQYLFYWYDGSGQEVASDGRGWTPIKLHGHQSRTLSALAPNGSAQGYRVYVREVIEESN; from the coding sequence ATGAAAGCCCCGATGGCTGCCCTGGCCCTGACACTGCTGCTGTCGGCCTGCAGCACCAATACCTCCGGCGTGGCGCTCTATGCACCGGCAGGGGGCGCGGCGACTCTGGAGACCCACAACGGCTCCCTGGACGCGACCCTGACCGAACAGAGCCGGCGTCAGCAGAACGGCCTGTTGCAGGTCAACGTGATCCTGACCAACACCCAGTCCGGGGACAACCATCTGCAATACCTGTTCTACTGGTACGATGGCAGCGGCCAGGAGGTGGCCAGTGATGGTCGCGGCTGGACCCCCATCAAGCTCCACGGCCACCAGAGCCGAACCCTGTCTGCCCTGGCACCCAATGGGAGCGCCCAGGGTTACAGGGTCTATGTACGCGAAGTGATTGAGGAATCGAACTGA
- a CDS encoding DUF6279 family lipoprotein yields MRTTFSWRHPRSWSLLLLCLLLTGCATRVIYYWLDSAIVWQLDDYFSLDRSQKKLLDTEVKGLMAWHRQHELPIYARDLDALAKAVASPMTPEQVSLHLDKTQASLARTLENAIPRTVRLARTLTDAQVAHFMGDRVKRQQERQHDFATESKAEMLKGFREKMSERLVFWIGKVKPAQEPLIAQWAEWQYEMMGPWLEFQGAWTQELDRLMKQRQSPDFGKELTRLLQQGDGLMDGRFTGYTDQSRQRTVQWLSDLSQSMELSQRAHLYTLLKDYAEDFEEMTRGR; encoded by the coding sequence ATGCGAACCACCTTCTCATGGCGTCACCCCCGCAGCTGGAGCCTGCTGCTGCTCTGCCTGCTGCTGACGGGTTGCGCCACCCGGGTCATCTACTACTGGCTCGACTCCGCCATCGTCTGGCAGCTCGATGACTACTTCTCTCTGGATCGCAGCCAGAAGAAGCTGCTGGATACCGAGGTGAAGGGGCTGATGGCCTGGCACCGCCAGCATGAGCTGCCCATCTACGCCAGGGATCTCGACGCCCTGGCCAAGGCGGTGGCGAGCCCCATGACCCCGGAGCAGGTCTCCCTGCATCTGGACAAGACCCAGGCCAGCCTGGCCCGCACCCTGGAGAACGCCATTCCCCGCACCGTGCGCCTCGCCCGTACCCTGACCGATGCCCAGGTGGCCCACTTCATGGGGGACAGGGTGAAGCGCCAGCAGGAGCGCCAGCACGATTTTGCCACCGAGTCGAAGGCCGAGATGCTCAAGGGTTTTCGGGAGAAGATGAGCGAGCGGCTGGTGTTCTGGATTGGCAAGGTCAAGCCGGCCCAGGAGCCGCTGATCGCCCAGTGGGCCGAGTGGCAATACGAGATGATGGGCCCCTGGCTCGAGTTTCAGGGAGCCTGGACCCAGGAGCTGGACAGGTTGATGAAGCAGCGCCAGAGCCCGGACTTTGGCAAGGAGCTGACCCGCTTGCTGCAACAGGGGGACGGCCTGATGGATGGCCGCTTCACCGGCTATACCGATCAGTCCCGCCAGCGCACCGTCCAGTGGCTGAGCGATCTCAGCCAGTCCATGGAGCTCTCCCAGCGGGCGCACCTCTACACCCTGCTCAAGGACTATGCCGAAGACTTCGAGGAGATGACGCGGGGGCGCTGA
- a CDS encoding COG3014 family protein, with translation MGGCASHWQDLFVSYSDQMVPQRNLLLQGKAADALSEVRDSTLGDDTYVLDRLEQGRIAWLASQDAASKQAFAAADSRLAWEDNQARYRLSRGLAQAGSLLTNDQTLGYLAPDYERTMLHHYLALNYLQRGELEGALVEVRRANQVQEQALKSRADEVRAVKKEATAAGDEAQMRQLMSRGAPSLDRLIGQVKNGFQNAYTFYLSGVLYEASGDLNDAWVDYQRGYQIAPDNQSLQDALLRLARLRGSPDEIRDTEKRVGRKAPPLVKDQGQLVVLFEDGLIPARRELFLPLPIATSGGDFRTFTVAVPYYDNRSASTGPLTVSLGNRHQQTSSLVRLEALAAKDLQERLPGMLTRQALRLLAKEQLRRSAAKEGGDVGNILVGIFNTLSERADTRSWLTLPAEASSWQAMVPAGEVSLTLGAGSALHTLPLRVHSGRTTLVWVQRLGAGLTTRVMPI, from the coding sequence ATGGGGGGCTGCGCCTCCCACTGGCAGGATCTTTTCGTCTCCTATTCCGATCAGATGGTGCCCCAGCGCAACCTGCTGCTGCAGGGCAAGGCCGCTGATGCCTTGTCCGAGGTGCGTGACTCCACCCTGGGGGATGACACCTATGTGCTGGATCGGCTGGAGCAGGGGCGTATCGCCTGGCTCGCCAGCCAGGATGCGGCCAGCAAGCAGGCCTTCGCCGCCGCCGACAGCCGTCTCGCCTGGGAAGATAACCAGGCCCGCTATCGGCTGAGCCGTGGCCTGGCCCAGGCGGGCAGCCTGCTCACCAATGATCAGACCCTGGGATATCTGGCGCCGGATTACGAGCGCACCATGCTGCATCACTATCTGGCCCTCAACTACCTGCAGCGGGGGGAGCTGGAAGGTGCTCTGGTGGAGGTGCGCCGGGCCAATCAGGTGCAGGAGCAGGCCCTCAAGAGTCGGGCCGACGAGGTGCGTGCGGTCAAGAAGGAGGCGACGGCGGCGGGGGACGAGGCGCAGATGCGCCAGCTCATGTCGCGGGGGGCTCCGAGTCTCGACCGGCTCATCGGCCAGGTGAAAAACGGTTTCCAGAATGCATATACCTTCTATCTCTCCGGGGTGCTCTACGAGGCGAGCGGGGATCTCAACGACGCCTGGGTGGATTACCAGCGGGGCTACCAGATAGCGCCGGACAACCAGAGTCTGCAGGATGCTTTGCTGCGTCTGGCCCGGCTGCGGGGCTCCCCGGACGAGATCCGCGATACCGAGAAGCGAGTGGGCCGCAAGGCCCCGCCGCTCGTCAAGGATCAGGGCCAGCTGGTGGTGTTGTTTGAAGATGGCCTGATCCCGGCGCGGCGGGAACTGTTCCTGCCGCTGCCCATCGCCACCTCGGGCGGGGATTTTCGTACCTTTACCGTGGCGGTCCCCTATTACGACAATAGGAGTGCCAGTACCGGTCCCCTGACGGTGAGCCTTGGCAATCGCCACCAGCAGACCAGCTCCCTGGTGCGGCTCGAGGCCCTGGCCGCCAAGGATCTGCAGGAGCGGTTGCCCGGCATGTTGACCCGCCAGGCCCTGCGACTGCTGGCCAAGGAGCAGCTCAGACGCTCCGCCGCCAAAGAAGGGGGGGATGTGGGCAACATTCTGGTCGGCATCTTCAATACCCTGTCCGAGCGGGCCGATACCCGCAGCTGGCTGACCCTGCCGGCGGAGGCGAGCAGCTGGCAGGCCATGGTTCCGGCGGGGGAGGTGAGTCTCACCCTGGGGGCGGGCAGCGCCCTGCACACCCTGCCACTCAGGGTTCACAGCGGGCGCACCACCCTAGTGTGGGTGCAGCGCCTCGGCGCCGGTTTGACGACCCGGGTGATGCCGATCTAG
- the lpoB gene encoding penicillin-binding protein activator LpoB: MKMNHALLILSGALLLGGCSSTTVSYGDPTETETVTVDYGSSDLQAIADKMADSMLSSPATSEITAGGRPVMFMDSIRNKTSEHIDTEAITDTLRTKLLRSGKFRFVDMSKVAAVKQQLEYQQGSGMVDPATMVRIGKQTGARYMVYGNLASIVKDNGKVKDVYYQMTMNLMDLENGELLWADQKEIRKQAKTSTFGW; this comes from the coding sequence ATGAAAATGAATCATGCCCTGCTGATCCTGAGCGGCGCCCTGCTGCTCGGCGGTTGTTCCAGCACCACCGTCAGCTATGGCGATCCGACCGAAACCGAGACGGTGACCGTGGATTACGGCTCAAGCGACCTGCAGGCCATCGCCGACAAGATGGCGGACTCCATGCTGAGCTCGCCGGCCACCAGCGAGATCACCGCAGGGGGGCGCCCCGTGATGTTCATGGACTCCATTCGCAACAAGACGTCGGAGCACATCGACACCGAGGCCATCACCGATACCCTGCGCACCAAGCTGCTGCGCTCCGGCAAGTTCCGCTTCGTCGACATGAGCAAGGTGGCGGCGGTCAAGCAGCAGCTGGAATACCAGCAGGGCAGCGGCATGGTGGATCCCGCGACCATGGTGCGCATTGGCAAGCAGACCGGTGCCCGTTACATGGTCTATGGCAACCTCGCCAGCATCGTCAAGGACAACGGCAAGGTGAAGGACGTCTACTACCAGATGACCATGAACCTGATGGATCTGGAAAACGGCGAGCTGCTCTGGGCCGATCAGAAAGAGATCCGCAAGCAGGCGAAGACCTCCACCTTTGGCTGGTAA
- the hinT gene encoding purine nucleoside phosphoramidase yields MAQETIFSKIIRKEIPADILYQDDLVTAFRDIQPKAKTHILIIPNVLIPTVNDVEPDHELALGRMFTVARKLASDAGIAEDGYRLIMNCNRHGGQEVYHIHLHLVGGQPLGPLLSL; encoded by the coding sequence ATGGCGCAAGAAACCATTTTCAGCAAAATCATCCGCAAGGAAATCCCCGCCGACATCCTTTATCAAGACGATCTGGTGACCGCGTTTCGCGACATCCAGCCCAAGGCCAAGACCCACATCCTGATCATCCCGAATGTGCTGATCCCCACGGTCAACGACGTGGAACCCGATCATGAGCTGGCCCTTGGCCGGATGTTTACCGTGGCCCGCAAGCTGGCGAGCGACGCCGGGATCGCCGAGGACGGCTATCGCCTCATCATGAACTGCAACCGTCATGGCGGGCAGGAGGTGTACCACATCCACCTGCACCTGGTCGGTGGTCAGCCCCTGGGACCCCTGCTCAGCCTGTGA